Below is a window of Escherichia coli DSM 30083 = JCM 1649 = ATCC 11775 DNA.
CCCTTTTTTCGCCACCACCACGAAATCCATAGCCGGGAGTTCATGTTGGCGCAGACGGAAGCTTTCACGCGTCAGACGTTTAATCCGATTGCGTTCATGGGCGCGTCGAACGTTTTTCTTGGCGACTGTAAGACCGATACGGGGATGCCCCAGCGAATTCAGGCGGCCGAGAATGGTAATTTGCGGCGTGCCAGCC
It encodes the following:
- the rnpA gene encoding ribonuclease P protein component, whose amino-acid sequence is MVKLAFPRELRLLTPSQFTFVFQQPQRAGTPQITILGRLNSLGHPRIGLTVAKKNVRRAHERNRIKRLTRESFRLRQHELPAMDFVVVAKKGVADLDNRALSEALEKLWRRHCRLARGS